A single Plasmodium yoelii strain 17X genome assembly, chromosome: 10 DNA region contains:
- a CDS encoding PIR protein, with translation MNEKVCRNFFAIRNSISDQLNKDGNYQLIIENNLNGYCSGNKCEHELEKVNAGCLYLFDAFFKNSSVFNYHNNINVVYYIMIWLSHMLNLKENNESHISALNHFYNTYINNDKYKNTINDVTGYNSYKDLIDKKKLMNMDIKIISKFYDAFNTLCMLYIEFDDKSPDCNKYLKYADEFDKKYKKLNKDSSITGNDSYNQLLCTLSTDYDNFKKKYSNVQSCKSSPLPTIEKCVQSSEVTSAQTFEVASSSSTIGNKLFIVLSIFGAIAFLLGISYKYSLFGFRKRFQKQKLREKIKNIKKRINH, from the exons atgaatgagaaagtg tgtagAAATTTCTTTGCTATAAGGAACTCGATTTCCGATCAATTGAACAAAGATGGAAACTATCAActtattattgaaaataatttaaatgggTATTGTAGTGGTAATAAGTGTGAACATGAGCTCGAAAAAGttaatgctggatgtttatatttgtttgatgCATTTTTTAAGAATTCTTCTGTGTTCAATTATCATAATAACATCAATGTTGTTTAttacattatgatatggttaagtcatatgttaaacctaaagGAAAATAATGAAAGCCACATCAGTGCTCTaaaccatttttataatacatatataaataatgataaatacaaaaatactATAAATGATGTTACGGGGTATAATAGTTATAAGGATttaatagataaaaaaaaattgatgaaTATGGATATCAAaattatatctaaattttatgatgcatttaataCATTATGTATGTTGTATATTGAATTTGATGATAAAAGTCCAGATTGCAACAAATATTTGAAATATGCTGAtgaatttgataaaaaatataaaaaacttaATAAAGATTCTAGTATTACTGGAAACGATTCATATAATCAACTATTGTGTACtttatcaactgattatgataattttaaaaagaaatatagtAATGTTCAAAGTTGCAAATCTTCACCCCTTCCAACGATAGAAAAATGTGTCCAAAGTTCTGAAGTAACTTCTGCACAAACATTTGAGGTtgcatcatcaagttcgacgataggaaacaaattatttatagttttatcgatatttggtgcaatagcatttcttttaggaatttcttataag tattcattatttggatttcggaaacgatttcaaaaacaaaaattaagagaaaaaataaaaaatataaagaagagaataaatcattaa
- a CDS encoding PIR protein: MDYLLCMRFSTLRNYFPDELNESTERNFHDNGQIRNYCPDGGSGGKKECKTDLDKIKAGCLWLFEQFFVKSKKQDINIVEYIMMWLSNMLSIKNFEEFKNISEFYNKHIENNPHYIKCDNDGKDCSDSLKKITGCANYNEIINKKKDLLNISIENMSKFYDAFKLLCSMYTELNANDTKNKKYLENANEFVKKYDKLNDPNNTKDNTYYHILSTLSNDYNNFKNYCKDNEVDCNDIPSISPIKTQKNGVRSSAHNHVQNSEVTPSSPSVVSKLIPVLSIIVAIPIFLGIFYKYSLFGFRKRSQKQHLREKIKK, from the exons atgGATTATCTCCTg tgtatGAGGTTTAGTACATTGAGAAACTATTTCCCCGATGAATTAAACGAATCTACAGAACGCAATTTTCATGATAATGGGCAAATTAGGAATTATTGCCCTGATGGAGGTTCAGGAGGCAAAAAAGAATGTAAGACTGATTTAGATAAAATAAAGGCTGGGTGTTTATGGTTGTTTGAGCAATTTTTTGTGAAAAGTAAAAAACAAGATATCAATATTGTTGAATACATTATGATGTGGTTAAGTAATATGCTAAgcataaaaaattttgagGAGTTTAAGAATATAAGTGAATTTTACAATAaacatatagaaaataatccACATTATATTAAGTGTGATAATGATGGTAAAGATTGTAGtgattcattaaaaaaaataacggGATGTGCAAATTATAACGaaatcataaataaaaaaaaggattTGTTGAATATTAGTATTGAAaatatgtctaaattttatgatgcatttaaattattatgtagcATGTATACTGAACTTAATGCAAATGAcacaaaaaataagaaatatttagaaaatgctaatgaatttgttaaaaaatatgataaactTAACGATCCTAATAATACTAAAGATAACACCTATTATCATatattgtctacattatcaaatgattataacaattttaaaaattattgtaaAGACAATGAAGTTGATTGTAACGATATCCCATCAATTTCCCCGataaaaacacaaaaaaatggTGTACGAAGTTCTGCACATAACCATGTACAAAATTCTGAAGTTACACCATCAAGCCCATCAGTCGTAAGTAAATTAAttccagttttatcgataatTGTTGCAATACCAATATTCTTgggaattttttataag tattcgttatttggatttcggaaacgatctcaaaaacaacatttaagagaaaagataaaaaaataa
- a CDS encoding PIR protein, with amino-acid sequence MNSKVCESINTIDKYFDDDSNNPGQNNLRNLLNTFFADSECCNDEENIIYGFIMLLNMIGEEYIDSDKLVEYAILWLSYKLNQKKENGTIILNDFLTEHIITNSCYIKHIDGDSDSDNNINKGAIEKKIRSMDIDIKDISNFYDAFKSLCNMYSEVDIDNYQCKTCLESAGELFEKYEKLKNALDINKGSSYYKLLSSLSKDYKEFESNYKTFRCGNSLPLVACPRSSVTKNILITIGIIFVAASILLGVSYKYSLFGFRKRSQKQHLREKLKK; translated from the exons atgaattctAAAGTG tGTGAATCAATTAATACGATCGATAAGTATTTTGATGATGATTCGAACAACCCGGGACAAAATAATCTTaggaatttattaaatacgTTTTTCGCTGATAGTGAATGTTGtaatgatgaagaaaatattatctATGGTTTTATAATGTTACTAAATATGATTGGTGAGGAATATATAGATAGTGATAAACTTGTTGAATAcgctattttatggttaagttataaactaaatcaaaaaaaagaaaatggaaCGATCATATTAAACGATTTTCTTACTGAAcatataataacaaatagTTGCTATATTAAGCATATAGATGGTGATAGTGatagtgataataatattaataagggtgctatagaaaaaaaaataagatcgatggatattgatattaaagatatatctaatttttatgatgcatttaaatcattatgtaacatgtataGTGAAGTTGATATAGACAACTACCAATGCAAGACATGTTTAGAAAGTGCTGGAGAATtgtttgaaaaatatgaaaaacttaaaaatgctttagatattaataaaggaaGTTCTTATTATAAACTATTGTCTAGTTTATCAAAAGATTATAAAGAATTTGAAAGTAATTATAAAACTTTTAGGTGTGGAAATAGCTTACCACTTGTAGCTTGTCCACGAAGTTcagtaacaaaaaatatactaattACAATTggaattatatttgttgcagcatcaattttattgggagtttcttataag tattcgttatttggatttcggaaacgatctcaaaaacaacatttaagagaaaagctaaaaaaataa